TCTACGCGCCCGGTGAGCGGTGGCGCGGTCCCGGCCACCAGGTGCGGGCCATCCTCTCGACGGAGCGCCGGGTCGCCGTCGGTTTTCGCCTGCACGACATGGAACTCCTCGCCACCGCTGAGGAATCCCGGCTCGTCGGGCACCTCGGCCCCGACCTGCTCGATCCCGCGTGGAGTCCCGCGCACGAGGCCGAGGCCGTGCGCAGGCTGACCGCCGACCCGTCCCGCGAGCTCGGCCTCGCGTTGCTCGACCAGCGCGTGATGGCCGGCGTCGGCAACCTCTACAAGTCCGAGGTCTGCTTCATGCTCGGCGCGTCCCCCTGGGCTCCCGTGTCCACAGTGGACGCTTCGCGCGTGGTGCTGCTTGCACGGAAACTGTTGCTGCGCAACGCGTTGCGCCCCGAACAATCCACGACCGGAGAACTGGCCCGCGGGCGACAGCACTGGGTCTACGAACGCGGGGGTCGTCCCTGCCGCCGCTGCGGCACCGCCATCCGCCGGGCCGCGCAGGGCACCGGCGTCGAACAACGCAGCACCTACTCCTGCCCCACCTGCCAGCCCGGCTGAACCGCCGAGCCGCACCTCCTGCCGGATCGGTCGCGTCACCGCTGTCGTGCGGGTGTGGCAACCCCGCGATGCACTTCCCGCCCGATCCGCCGGACATGAGTCCGCGCGCGATCCGGGCTGCGCTGTTGCCCGAAGAGGTGGACGCTTTCGACGCCGACTACCGCCGCGCGCTCAAGACCGCCGCGGAAGCGCTCAGCCTGGATGAACTGCACGGGATGCTGGAGCACTGGCACCGCATCGCCCGCATGACCCAGGCGGACCCGGCGGCGCATCGCCGGATGCTCCAGCGAGCCGACCGAACCCTGCGGACCGGTGCGACCCAGCCGGGCAGCGCGTCGGCCGATCAGGTGAAGGCCCTGATCCGGGAGCGACTGGGCCTGTAGGTGTACCGCGTCGAAACCGGCGGCGAGGCGATGGAGCAGATCGCGGAACTGCCCAACGAAGCGCTCGCCCACTACGCCCAGGTACTCGGGGTCCTGGAGCTCACTCCCTGGAACGGCACGCCCTACAACCGGTCGAATCCCGACAGCCCGTCGCGGCAGTTCCTCTTCGGCCCGCACGGCGAAGGCATGGCCGTCTACCTCGTGCTGGGGTACCGGCGCGCGTCGACGTGCTGCGCGTGTTCTGGCGGGCCTGACCCCCGGCTGGGGACTAGTCGCGGGGTGGGGCGGGGGCGGTCTTGCGGAGGTTGCTGAGGCCGCGCATCACGGGGTGCAGCACGATGATCAACAAGGAGCCCCAGGCGATGCCGCCGATGGTGGCGCCGAAGATGGTCAGGGTCAGGTTGCCGATGCCCGCGACCAGGGCCACGCCGCCGACCATCAGGTTCACCGGGTCGGTCAGGTCGATCTTGTTCTCCATCCAGATCCGCACGCCCACCAGGCCGATGAGGCCGAACAGGACCATCGAGGCCCCGCCGAGCACCCCGGTCGGGATGGTGCTCACCAGCGCGCCGAACTTCGGCGAGAAGGCCAGCAGCAGCGCGGCCACCGCGGCGATCATGTACGCGGCGGTGGAGAAGACCCGGTTGGCGGCCATCACGCCGATGTTCTCCGCGTAGGTCGTGGTGCCGCACCCGCCGCCGGAGCCGGCCAGCGCGGTGGCCAGGCCGTTGCCGATGAGCACGTCCCCGGCGCTGCCGTCGAGGTTGCGGCCGGTCATCGCCGCCACCGCCTTGACGTGGCCCAGGTTCTCGGCGACCAGCACGATCACCGCGGGCAGCATGCTGAGCACGATCTCCGGCTGGAACTCCGGCG
The window above is part of the Allokutzneria albata genome. Proteins encoded here:
- a CDS encoding DNA-formamidopyrimidine glycosylase family protein, with protein sequence MPEGDTVFLAGKRLNEALAGQRLQRGELRHPRLSTVDLAGRVVLDVHPVGKHLFFRFDDARSLHTHFRMDGSWHLYAPGERWRGPGHQVRAILSTERRVAVGFRLHDMELLATAEESRLVGHLGPDLLDPAWSPAHEAEAVRRLTADPSRELGLALLDQRVMAGVGNLYKSEVCFMLGASPWAPVSTVDASRVVLLARKLLLRNALRPEQSTTGELARGRQHWVYERGGRPCRRCGTAIRRAAQGTGVEQRSTYSCPTCQPG
- a CDS encoding DUF6247 family protein, encoding MHFPPDPPDMSPRAIRAALLPEEVDAFDADYRRALKTAAEALSLDELHGMLEHWHRIARMTQADPAAHRRMLQRADRTLRTGATQPGSASADQVKALIRERLGL